From Acomys russatus chromosome 2, mAcoRus1.1, whole genome shotgun sequence, one genomic window encodes:
- the LOC127207257 gene encoding interferon alpha-13-like: MARPCAFLVALVVMSYWSTCSLGCDLPQTHNLRNKRALTLLAQMRRLSPLSCLQDRKDFGFPLEKVDAQQVQKTHAIPVLHELTQQLLTLFSSVASSAAWEASLLDTLCTGLHQQLRDLQACLMQQVEVQKPPLRQEDSLGAVRKYFQRITVYLREKTHSPCAWEVVRAEVRRALSSSANWMATLKKEED, translated from the coding sequence ATGGCTAGGCCCTGTGCTTTCCTGGTGGCCCTGGTGGTGATGAGCTACTGGTCAACCTGCTCTCTAGGTTGTGATCTGCCTCAGACACATAACCTCAGAAACAAGAGAGCTTTGACACTCCTGGCACAGATGAGGagactctcccctctctcctgcctaCAGGACAGAAAGGACTTTGGATTCCCTCTAGAGAAGGTAGATGCCCAGCAGGTCCAGAAGACTCACGCCATCCCTGTCCTGCATGAGCTGACCCAGCAGCTCCTGACCCTCTTCAGCTCAGTGGCCTCATCTGCTGCTTGGGAGGCAAGCCTCCTAGACACGCTCTGCACTGGCCTCCACCAGCAGCTCAGGGACCTGCAAGCCTGTCTGATGCAGCAGGTGGAGGTGCAGAAACCtcccctgaggcaggaagactccCTGGGGGCTGTGAGGAAATACTTCCAGAGGATCACTGTCTACctgagagagaagacacacagcCCCTGTGCCTGGGAGGTGGTGAGAGCAGAAGTCAGGAGAGCCCTGTCTTCCTCAGCCAACTGGATGGCAACACTGAAAAAGGAGGAGGACTGA
- the LOC127207239 gene encoding interferon alpha-13-like produces MARPCAFLVALVVMSYWSTCSLGCDLPQTQNLRNRRAFTLLAQMRRLSPLSCLKDRKDFGFPLEKVDAQQVQKTHVIPVLHELTQQLLTLFSSVASSAAWEASLLDTLCTGLHQQLRDLQACLMQQVEVQEPPLRQEDSLGAVRKYFQRITVYLREKKHSPCAWEVVRAEVRRALSSSANWMARLREEED; encoded by the coding sequence ATGGCTAGGCCCTGTGCTTTCCTGGTGGCCCTGGTGGTGATGAGCTACTGGTCAACCTGCTCTCTAGGATGTGACCTGCCTCAGACACAGAACCTCAGGAACAGGAGAGCCTTCACACTCCTGGCACAGATGAGGagactctcccctctctcctgcctgaaGGACAGAAAGGACTTTGGATTCCCTCTGGAGAAGGTAGATGCCCAGCAGGTCCAGAAGACTCATGTGATCCCTGTCCTGCATGAGCTGACCCAGCAGCTCCTGACCCTCTTCAGCTCAGTGGCCTCATCTGCTGCTTGGGAGGCAAGCCTCCTAGACACGCTCTGCACTGGCCTCCACCAGCAGCTCAGGGACCTGCAAGCCTGTCTGATGCAGCAGGTGGAGGTGCAGGAACCtcccctgaggcaggaggactcccTGGGGGCTGTGAGGAAATACTTCCAGAGGATCACTGTCTAcctgagagagaagaaacacagcCCCTGTGCCTGGGAGGTGGTGAGAGCAGAAGTCAGGAGAGCCCTGTCTTCCTCAGCCAACTGGATGGCAagactgagagaggaggaggactgA